A single genomic interval of Planctomycetaceae bacterium harbors:
- a CDS encoding AAA family ATPase, whose translation MYLEFYNLREYPFSIGCDERFYYQSSVHAEALANMLYTFQQRKGMVLISGEVGAGKTFVGHMLISHLGASCEAVMLRHPPQSGKQLFRAVAAAVGIRPAHEVDKLDLADELHEHLMRMFQRGRLVALIIDECQDLSANALEEIRLLWNWEENGQRLLQILLIGQPELRERLLEPKWESLRQRIVLSYHLDHLSAADTQEYIHHRLKIAAGENKSLAAFTPQAMAQIYGATNGIPRLINVLCDNALLVSFARGKHEVDHLVISEVLRDMTCWGLHTVAGDLEPLVQSDNRPGGL comes from the coding sequence ATGTATCTGGAATTCTATAACCTGCGGGAATACCCCTTTTCCATCGGCTGCGATGAACGCTTCTACTATCAAAGCAGTGTACACGCCGAAGCGCTGGCCAACATGCTCTACACGTTTCAGCAGCGAAAGGGCATGGTCCTGATCTCCGGGGAAGTCGGCGCGGGAAAGACCTTCGTCGGCCATATGCTGATCTCGCACCTGGGCGCCAGCTGCGAAGCCGTCATGCTCCGCCACCCGCCCCAGTCCGGAAAGCAGCTCTTCCGAGCGGTGGCCGCGGCGGTGGGGATCCGCCCCGCCCACGAGGTCGACAAGCTCGACCTGGCCGACGAACTGCACGAGCACCTGATGCGCATGTTCCAGCGCGGCCGCCTCGTCGCCCTCATCATCGACGAATGTCAGGACCTCAGCGCCAACGCCCTGGAAGAAATCCGCCTGCTGTGGAACTGGGAGGAGAACGGCCAGCGCCTGCTGCAGATCCTGTTGATCGGACAGCCCGAACTGCGCGAGCGCCTGCTCGAACCCAAGTGGGAGTCGCTGCGCCAGCGCATCGTGCTGAGCTACCACCTGGATCATCTCTCGGCCGCCGACACGCAGGAGTACATTCATCACCGTCTGAAGATCGCCGCCGGCGAGAACAAGTCGCTGGCCGCCTTCACGCCCCAGGCGATGGCGCAGATTTACGGCGCCACCAACGGGATCCCCCGCCTGATCAACGTGCTGTGCGACAACGCGCTGCTGGTGAGCTTCGCCCGAGGCAAGCACGAGGTCGACCACCTGGTGATCTCCGAGGTGCTGCGCGACATGACGTGCTGGGGGCTGCACACGGTCGCCGGCGACCTGGAGCCGCTGGTGCAGAGCGATAATCGACCGGGAGGACTCTGA
- the rfbF gene encoding glucose-1-phosphate cytidylyltransferase, with protein MKVAILAGGVGSRLSEETEIKPKPMVEIGGQPILWHIMKHYARYGHRDFVVALGYKGECIKRYMAEYATLRSNLTVDLAAGAISRHDHTLPDWRVELIDTGKDTLTGGRIKRLAPYLGGETFMLTWGDGVSNVDLDALLAFHRSHGKLATVTAVRPVARFGHMDFEGDCVRFFSEKPQTAQGWINGAFFVLEPGVMDYIDGDATQWEREPMERLAAEGQLMAYKHTGFWQCMDTLRETRLLQDLWSGGRAPWKTWED; from the coding sequence GTGAAAGTAGCGATCCTTGCAGGTGGAGTCGGTTCGCGCCTGTCGGAGGAGACGGAGATCAAGCCCAAGCCCATGGTCGAAATCGGCGGGCAGCCCATCCTCTGGCACATCATGAAACACTATGCCCGCTACGGGCACCGCGATTTTGTCGTCGCCCTGGGTTACAAGGGCGAATGCATCAAGCGATACATGGCTGAGTATGCCACCCTTAGAAGCAACCTGACCGTCGATCTGGCCGCCGGCGCGATCAGCCGGCACGATCATACACTTCCCGACTGGCGCGTCGAGTTGATCGACACCGGCAAAGACACCCTCACCGGCGGACGCATCAAACGTCTGGCGCCGTACCTGGGGGGCGAAACCTTCATGTTGACCTGGGGCGACGGCGTCTCCAACGTCGACCTCGACGCGCTGCTGGCGTTTCACCGCTCGCACGGGAAACTGGCGACCGTCACAGCCGTCAGGCCCGTGGCACGCTTTGGGCACATGGACTTCGAGGGCGACTGCGTCCGCTTCTTCAGCGAGAAGCCCCAGACCGCCCAGGGATGGATCAACGGCGCCTTCTTCGTGCTCGAACCGGGCGTGATGGACTACATCGACGGCGACGCCACGCAATGGGAGCGCGAGCCCATGGAGCGCCTGGCCGCCGAGGGGCAGTTGATGGCCTACAAGCACACGGGCTTCTGGCAATGCATGGACACCCTCAGGGAAACTCGCCTGCTGCAGGATTTATGGTCCGGCGGCCGCGCCCCCTGGAAGACCTGGGAGGATTGA
- a CDS encoding DegT/DnrJ/EryC1/StrS family aminotransferase, whose protein sequence is MVACLKFLLRRGDSAQAALAGELTDLLGPPGCYRLLRRARMGIAAVLNSLPVDGRTRVLIPSFACRALPQAILAAGMEPRLADIGADLNISLPDAAARLDRGTLGVVVVHMGAKPADVAAFVRLCRPLDILVVDDAAAAAGVRHQGRLLGTGGDVGVWSFAQQKSLVAGQGGLVMINSLKLRDWMAGFQPPPPARAAAAREALWWLWRYRYRHVLPAVRRVMERLSHGERLDDLSCQSMPAPYVAMLTVQVRRLEQILARRAANCRELYARLESVRGLTIPQYYEGCSLSRFFIRTPSLRWSIEAERFTHHPLASYLARHGIQTGRPYFPLHLQNAFRRCSARPLPCTQEVVPELLALPVQGPLNPRSLDAIALRVKNFFGG, encoded by the coding sequence ATGGTCGCGTGCCTGAAGTTCCTGCTGCGCCGCGGCGACAGCGCCCAGGCAGCTTTGGCCGGCGAGTTGACCGACCTTCTCGGTCCGCCGGGCTGTTACCGCCTCTTGCGCCGCGCCCGGATGGGAATCGCCGCGGTGCTCAATTCACTGCCCGTCGACGGGCGCACGCGAGTGTTGATTCCGTCATTTGCCTGCCGGGCCCTTCCGCAGGCGATCCTGGCCGCAGGCATGGAACCGCGTCTGGCGGACATCGGGGCGGACCTGAATATTTCCCTCCCCGACGCCGCGGCGCGCCTGGACCGGGGCACGCTGGGCGTCGTCGTGGTGCATATGGGCGCCAAGCCCGCCGACGTTGCGGCCTTCGTCAGACTCTGCCGGCCATTGGACATTCTGGTCGTCGACGACGCCGCGGCGGCAGCGGGCGTTCGCCACCAGGGGCGCCTGCTGGGCACCGGGGGCGACGTGGGCGTCTGGAGCTTCGCCCAGCAGAAATCGCTCGTCGCCGGCCAGGGCGGGCTCGTGATGATCAACAGCCTCAAGCTGCGCGATTGGATGGCGGGCTTTCAGCCGCCGCCGCCCGCCCGCGCCGCCGCTGCCCGCGAGGCGTTGTGGTGGCTGTGGCGGTACCGGTATCGCCACGTGCTGCCGGCCGTGCGGCGCGTCATGGAGCGTCTGTCGCATGGCGAGCGGCTGGACGATCTTTCCTGCCAGTCCATGCCCGCGCCGTACGTGGCGATGTTGACCGTTCAGGTGCGCCGCCTCGAACAGATCCTTGCCCGCCGCGCCGCCAACTGCCGGGAGCTGTACGCGCGTCTTGAGAGCGTGCGCGGCTTGACGATTCCGCAGTACTACGAAGGCTGCAGCCTGAGCCGGTTCTTCATCCGCACGCCGTCTCTGCGATGGTCGATCGAGGCGGAGCGATTCACGCACCACCCGCTGGCGTCGTACCTCGCTCGCCACGGCATCCAGACGGGGCGGCCTTATTTTCCGCTGCACCTGCAGAATGCTTTCCGCCGCTGTTCGGCCAGGCCGCTGCCCTGCACGCAGGAGGTGGTTCCTGAACTGCTGGCGCTACCGGTGCAGGGTCCGCTGAACCCGCGCAGCCTGGATGCCATTGCCCTTCGCGTCAAAAACTTCTTTGGCGGGTGA
- a CDS encoding polysaccharide biosynthesis/export family protein, which translates to MCRGRYCFNVLLVALGALMAGCYEPGDVTPFIDRPQRAVTGIEYRVLPPDILLIRSAHIQEINDIQQQIRPDGKINLPLIGEIDAAGRTAKEIEEDINRGARKYYDEVDATVQVALYNSQKYYVFGQVVRPGGFPWTGHDTVLEALAQSMPNFEAWPEQILLVRGAAPRTGGYLELKKIADTAPTAVNPNAVNDGPHKVVINLYAMIKEGDMSNNVFLRPNDMIYVRPNPLAEIGLAVQSLLLPVRPAVEMVTAPASVTNTGN; encoded by the coding sequence ATGTGCCGGGGACGATATTGCTTTAACGTGCTGCTTGTGGCCCTTGGGGCGCTGATGGCGGGCTGCTATGAGCCCGGGGACGTCACGCCGTTTATCGACCGTCCCCAAAGGGCCGTCACCGGCATCGAGTACCGCGTCCTGCCCCCGGACATCCTGCTGATCCGCTCGGCGCACATCCAGGAAATCAACGACATTCAGCAGCAGATCCGCCCCGATGGAAAGATCAACCTTCCGCTGATCGGGGAGATCGACGCGGCAGGACGCACCGCCAAAGAAATCGAAGAAGACATCAACCGCGGCGCCCGAAAGTACTATGACGAAGTCGACGCCACCGTCCAGGTGGCACTCTACAATTCGCAGAAGTACTACGTCTTCGGCCAGGTCGTCCGCCCGGGAGGCTTCCCCTGGACCGGACACGACACGGTCCTGGAGGCCTTGGCACAGTCGATGCCCAATTTCGAGGCCTGGCCAGAGCAGATCCTGCTCGTCCGAGGCGCCGCGCCCCGAACCGGCGGATATCTCGAATTGAAGAAGATCGCCGACACCGCGCCCACGGCCGTCAACCCGAACGCCGTCAACGACGGTCCGCACAAGGTCGTCATCAATCTCTACGCCATGATCAAGGAAGGCGACATGTCCAACAACGTCTTCCTGCGCCCCAACGACATGATCTACGTGCGACCCAACCCGCTGGCAGAGATCGGACTGGCGGTCCAGAGCCTGTTGCTGCCGGTGCGGCCGGCCGTCGAAATGGTCACCGCCCCGGCCTCGGTTACCAACACGGGCAACTAA
- a CDS encoding sugar transferase, with the protein MPEPVTLLGFGGTAAVLTVHLARRYFSLTKDIVDVLLGVILLILALPVLAACCVIIKVCSRGPAFFTQVRMGRDGRLFRMYKLRTMHVDAEKGTGAVWAGHGDPRVISPCRWMRLSHVDELPQLVNVIKGDMSLVGPRPERPEIMAELRKHYPEVDRRLEVRPGITGLAQIRSGYDTSIEAFRRKLTADLEYIERRHWGMEFSIMLRTFSKFRDSTAR; encoded by the coding sequence ATGCCCGAGCCTGTGACGTTATTGGGATTTGGGGGGACGGCGGCGGTTCTGACGGTCCATCTGGCGCGTCGGTATTTCTCACTGACCAAGGACATCGTCGACGTGCTGCTGGGGGTCATCCTGTTGATCCTGGCCTTGCCGGTGCTGGCGGCGTGCTGTGTGATCATCAAAGTCTGCAGCCGCGGACCGGCGTTCTTCACGCAGGTGCGCATGGGGCGGGATGGGAGGCTGTTCCGGATGTACAAACTGCGGACGATGCACGTCGACGCCGAAAAGGGCACCGGCGCCGTCTGGGCCGGTCACGGCGACCCGCGCGTGATTTCCCCCTGCCGGTGGATGCGCCTCAGCCACGTGGACGAATTGCCGCAACTGGTCAACGTGATCAAGGGCGACATGTCCCTGGTGGGGCCGCGACCGGAGCGACCGGAGATCATGGCCGAGTTGCGAAAGCACTATCCCGAGGTGGACCGCCGCCTGGAGGTGCGGCCGGGGATCACCGGTCTGGCGCAGATCCGGTCGGGATACGACACCAGCATCGAGGCCTTCCGTCGCAAGCTGACGGCGGACCTGGAATACATCGAGCGGCGTCATTGGGGAATGGAGTTTTCGATCATGCTTCGCACCTTCAGCAAGTTCCGTGATTCCACGGCACGGTGA
- a CDS encoding glycosyltransferase family 2 protein, with translation MAHLPRVSVCIPVYNGEAFLSQAIESVLAQTFTDFELIISDNASTDGTADLCRRYAAADRRIQYSRNSVNVGGPENYNRLFHMARGRYIKWLADDDLCAPEFLQQCVDVLDSQPHVILCYPSTKVIGAHGQELNVAATPCFVDPQDIIRRFRHFLNPVGIAHNPVFGLIRRQALEQTFLFRKHLCSDRCLMAQLALMGEFHELPERLLVRRKHDRNISNSPQDLSFYDPQNRHSRLLGYLPELHVTGTVLSAIRSAPLRPGMKMKLRMTVGRWLVRRRSDLWWQSKLVVSWTARRCLARLMPRRKPATFDNS, from the coding sequence TTGGCGCATCTGCCTCGCGTCAGCGTCTGCATACCGGTTTACAATGGCGAAGCTTTTCTTTCACAGGCCATAGAGTCGGTCCTCGCCCAGACCTTCACGGACTTCGAACTGATCATCTCCGACAACGCCTCCACCGACGGCACCGCCGACCTCTGCCGCCGGTACGCGGCCGCCGACCGCCGCATCCAGTACAGTCGCAACAGCGTCAACGTCGGCGGACCCGAAAACTACAACCGCCTCTTCCACATGGCGCGGGGACGCTACATCAAATGGCTGGCCGACGACGACCTCTGCGCCCCGGAGTTCCTCCAGCAATGCGTGGACGTGCTGGACTCGCAGCCGCACGTGATCCTCTGCTATCCGTCCACGAAGGTCATCGGCGCGCACGGGCAGGAACTGAATGTCGCGGCGACGCCATGTTTTGTGGACCCGCAGGATATCATCCGGCGGTTCCGCCACTTTTTGAATCCGGTGGGGATAGCGCATAATCCCGTTTTCGGGCTGATCCGCCGCCAGGCGCTGGAGCAGACGTTTCTCTTCCGCAAGCACCTGTGCTCCGACCGATGCCTGATGGCGCAACTGGCGCTGATGGGCGAGTTTCACGAGTTGCCCGAGCGGCTGCTCGTTCGGCGCAAGCACGATCGCAACATCAGCAACAGTCCCCAAGACCTGTCCTTCTATGACCCGCAGAACCGTCACTCGCGCCTGCTGGGCTACTTGCCCGAGTTGCACGTGACCGGGACGGTCCTGTCGGCGATCCGCTCGGCGCCGCTGCGTCCGGGAATGAAAATGAAGCTTCGGATGACCGTCGGCCGATGGCTCGTGCGTCGACGGTCGGATCTGTGGTGGCAGAGCAAACTCGTCGTAAGCTGGACCGCTCGAAGGTGCCTGGCACGCCTGATGCCGCGACGAAAGCCCGCCACGTTCGATAATTCGTAA
- a CDS encoding TIGR03087 family PEP-CTERM/XrtA system glycosyltransferase, with protein MKQLLYISHCVPYPPDKGERIRAYHELRALSADFEITLVCLARGRRRPEPSVVDHLQRFCRRVEIIPAGGAAGLLRGALSLAAGRSVSEGYFTLPAARNLIARLAPPGGFDLAMGYCSATLDLVLSAAAGARILDVVDADSLKWAAYARQSRWPLSRLYAREAAAVRALEARAAQRCNAVFYVSEAEAQAAPAGDRVHAVANGVDLEYFNLHHDASRSAQTVVFLGSMDYRPNIEAACWYARHVHGPLRERHRELEFWIVGRRPARAVRRLARQAGVHVTGTVPDVRPYVARSRLAVAPLMIARGVQNKVLEALVMQRPVVASPAALEGLDLDDCPGAVRADGPQQWIEAVEALLGDPARCGRLGRQSRRLIVQRYSWRHCLKPLVTLCRDLSEARPVDRAAETAEIQGRTILCFASGYDAPPTSKHHVMHELARRNTVLWVCYHGSRTPTIAGHDLKHLAGRLRNVFSGVRQVRENLHVLTPLVVPLPGSAAAKAINRRLLKWQINRALARLRCGPLQIWSFCPDVAYLVEGFDAERVLYYCVDDFASFSGYDSNLMLSQERALCHRADLVVATSQALYDAKKSLAHDTLLVPHGVDWEHFAKALSESSRAVPADIAAIPSPRVGFFGLIRDWVDLDLIAAVARRRRQWHFVFLGDSAVDLTPLQALPNVHFLGPRPYGALPDYCRAMNAAMVPFKLNALTAAVNPIKLREYLSAGLGVVSTPLPEVQALGDLVEIAAGPEAFEAAVERLLSCDAGHRLRRSQSMSDQTWQQKVQQISRRLMGGAAPIEGRS; from the coding sequence ATGAAACAGCTTCTGTATATCTCTCATTGCGTCCCGTATCCCCCCGACAAGGGGGAACGCATCCGCGCCTACCACGAACTGCGCGCCTTGAGCGCCGATTTCGAAATCACGCTGGTTTGCCTCGCGCGAGGCCGCCGGCGCCCGGAGCCGTCCGTGGTCGACCACCTGCAACGGTTTTGCCGCCGCGTGGAGATTATTCCGGCGGGCGGAGCCGCCGGACTGCTCCGCGGCGCCCTGAGCCTGGCGGCGGGGCGATCGGTCAGTGAAGGCTACTTCACGCTGCCGGCGGCCAGGAACCTCATCGCGCGCCTCGCGCCCCCGGGCGGGTTCGACCTGGCGATGGGGTACTGCTCGGCCACGCTGGACCTGGTGCTCTCGGCCGCGGCAGGGGCCCGAATTCTGGACGTTGTCGACGCCGACAGCCTCAAGTGGGCCGCCTATGCCCGACAGTCGCGCTGGCCGCTGAGCAGGCTGTACGCCCGTGAGGCCGCCGCGGTGCGGGCGCTCGAGGCCCGGGCGGCGCAGCGATGCAACGCCGTCTTCTATGTCAGCGAGGCCGAAGCGCAGGCCGCCCCGGCGGGCGATCGCGTGCATGCGGTCGCCAACGGGGTCGATCTGGAATACTTCAACCTGCATCACGACGCCTCACGATCGGCCCAGACGGTGGTCTTTCTGGGCTCGATGGACTACCGCCCCAATATCGAGGCGGCCTGCTGGTATGCGAGGCACGTCCATGGCCCGCTGCGGGAGCGGCATCGGGAACTGGAGTTCTGGATCGTCGGGCGCCGCCCCGCCCGAGCGGTTCGCCGCCTGGCGCGTCAGGCCGGCGTGCATGTCACCGGCACCGTTCCCGACGTCCGCCCGTACGTCGCCCGCTCGCGCCTGGCGGTGGCGCCGCTGATGATCGCGCGGGGGGTGCAGAACAAAGTGCTCGAAGCCCTCGTAATGCAGCGCCCGGTGGTCGCCTCGCCGGCGGCGCTGGAAGGACTGGACCTGGACGACTGCCCCGGGGCCGTCCGCGCCGATGGACCGCAGCAGTGGATCGAGGCCGTCGAAGCTCTGCTGGGCGATCCTGCCCGCTGCGGACGCCTGGGACGCCAGAGCCGCCGCCTCATTGTGCAGCGCTATTCCTGGCGCCACTGCCTCAAGCCGCTGGTGACGCTCTGCCGGGATCTGAGCGAGGCGCGGCCGGTTGACCGCGCCGCCGAGACCGCGGAGATCCAGGGGCGCACCATCCTGTGCTTTGCCAGCGGCTACGATGCCCCGCCCACCAGCAAGCATCACGTGATGCACGAACTGGCGCGTCGCAACACCGTGCTTTGGGTCTGCTACCATGGTTCGCGAACGCCGACCATCGCCGGTCACGATCTCAAGCACCTCGCCGGGCGGCTGCGAAACGTGTTCTCCGGCGTGCGGCAGGTGCGGGAGAATCTCCACGTGCTGACGCCGCTGGTGGTGCCGCTGCCGGGCTCGGCCGCGGCCAAGGCGATCAATCGGCGTTTGCTGAAATGGCAGATCAACCGCGCGTTGGCCCGCCTGCGGTGCGGGCCGCTGCAGATCTGGTCGTTCTGCCCGGACGTGGCTTACCTCGTCGAAGGCTTCGACGCGGAGCGCGTGCTGTACTACTGCGTGGACGACTTCGCCTCCTTCAGCGGTTACGACAGCAACCTGATGCTCAGCCAGGAACGCGCCCTCTGCCATCGCGCCGACCTGGTAGTGGCCACCTCGCAGGCTCTCTATGATGCCAAAAAGTCGCTGGCCCACGACACTCTCCTGGTGCCCCACGGGGTCGACTGGGAGCATTTCGCCAAGGCTTTGAGCGAATCGAGTCGGGCCGTTCCTGCCGATATCGCCGCCATCCCAAGCCCGCGCGTCGGGTTCTTCGGCCTCATCCGGGACTGGGTGGACCTGGACCTGATAGCCGCCGTGGCACGCCGGCGACGGCAGTGGCACTTCGTGTTCCTGGGCGATTCGGCCGTCGACCTGACGCCGCTGCAGGCGCTGCCCAACGTACACTTCCTGGGTCCTCGACCCTACGGCGCCCTGCCGGACTACTGCCGTGCGATGAATGCGGCGATGGTGCCCTTCAAGCTCAACGCCCTGACGGCGGCAGTGAACCCGATCAAGCTGCGGGAGTATCTTTCGGCGGGCCTGGGCGTGGTGTCGACGCCGCTTCCGGAGG
- a CDS encoding SDR family oxidoreductase → MRVLLTGNKGYIGMVLAPMLMRAGHEVVGLDSDLYRDCTFGAPGQDVPTIIKDVRDVEAADLKGFDAVLHLAGLSNDPLGDLNPDLTMEINWKASVRLAELAKSAGVRRFIYSSTCSNYGASGEEMMTEDSPLNPVTPYAVSKVYAERDIAPMAGRRFCPVFLRNATAYGVSPRLRFDLVINNLTAWACATGKVMLKSDGTAWRPVAHVEDISMAFIAALKAPMSVVNNQAFNVAPLGENYRVCDLAHIVARTVSNAEVSFTQDSPTDTRCYRVDSGKIHRTLKAFRPRWTATRGARELYKAYQTYGVTVEDFEGPRYRRIAHIQKLIAENVLDTTLRFRAKHATAAVAAGVAPVVAAK, encoded by the coding sequence ATGCGAGTTCTGTTGACCGGAAACAAAGGCTATATCGGGATGGTGCTGGCGCCGATGCTGATGCGGGCGGGCCATGAGGTTGTCGGGCTCGACAGCGACCTCTATCGCGATTGCACCTTCGGGGCGCCGGGGCAGGACGTTCCCACCATCATTAAAGACGTGCGGGACGTCGAGGCCGCCGACCTGAAGGGCTTCGACGCAGTGCTGCACCTGGCGGGCCTGAGCAATGACCCCCTGGGCGATCTGAACCCGGACCTTACGATGGAGATCAACTGGAAGGCGTCGGTCCGCCTGGCGGAGCTGGCCAAGTCCGCCGGCGTGCGGCGGTTCATCTATTCATCGACGTGCAGCAACTACGGGGCCTCGGGCGAGGAGATGATGACCGAGGACTCGCCCCTGAACCCCGTCACGCCGTACGCGGTCTCGAAAGTCTACGCCGAACGGGACATCGCCCCGATGGCCGGCCGGCGATTCTGCCCGGTCTTCCTGCGAAACGCCACCGCGTACGGCGTCTCGCCGCGCCTGCGGTTCGACCTGGTGATCAACAATCTGACGGCCTGGGCCTGCGCCACGGGCAAGGTCATGCTCAAGAGCGACGGCACGGCCTGGAGACCGGTGGCGCACGTCGAGGACATCAGCATGGCGTTCATCGCCGCCCTGAAGGCGCCGATGAGCGTCGTGAACAACCAGGCCTTCAACGTGGCGCCGCTGGGCGAGAACTATCGCGTCTGCGACCTGGCGCACATCGTCGCCCGCACCGTCAGCAACGCCGAGGTGAGCTTCACGCAGGATTCACCGACGGATACCCGGTGCTACCGCGTGGACTCCGGCAAGATCCACCGGACGCTCAAGGCGTTCCGCCCGCGATGGACCGCCACGCGCGGCGCGAGAGAGTTGTACAAGGCCTACCAGACCTACGGCGTGACGGTGGAGGATTTCGAAGGTCCCCGGTACCGGCGGATCGCCCATATTCAGAAATTGATCGCTGAAAACGTTCTGGATACGACGCTTCGGTTCCGGGCAAAACACGCAACCGCGGCCGTCGCCGCCGGGGTAGCACCCGTCGTTGCGGCCAAATAA
- a CDS encoding FemAB family XrtA/PEP-CTERM system-associated protein: MISAIGQPYVIRDCGPQDRDAWEAYVRSHAQGTLFHLPQWSRAVARAYGHRPYHLAAWDGQRMVGVLPLFLVKSLFVGRVLISVPYATYGGILADSPPITQALFEAATDLHRRLSTRYIELRHRDSSGLELPSIDRYDTFRKELATTPEGIMKQLPQKARTAARKGLKLLGDDCVSFSPDNLDRVYDIYSRRLRELGSPNYRRAFFRVLQEEFGQDCACIVVRSGHGQSLAGLMGFFFRDEFTSYFAGNVPHAFTASATAAMYLRTMEYVAQRGAKIFDLNRSRRDNSGPYQWKRHQGFTPEPLHYQIYNGGSGEMPNLTPSNRKFAIASRAWKRMPLWFTRAMGGRLTKWIP; encoded by the coding sequence ATGATATCGGCCATCGGGCAACCGTATGTTATCCGTGACTGCGGCCCGCAGGACAGGGACGCCTGGGAAGCTTACGTGCGCTCTCACGCGCAGGGCACGCTGTTTCACCTGCCCCAGTGGAGCCGCGCCGTGGCCCGCGCGTACGGGCACCGCCCGTACCACCTGGCGGCCTGGGACGGCCAGCGCATGGTGGGCGTGCTGCCGCTGTTTCTGGTCAAGAGCCTCTTCGTGGGGCGCGTGCTGATCTCAGTCCCCTATGCCACCTACGGCGGGATCCTCGCCGATTCGCCGCCGATAACCCAAGCCTTGTTTGAGGCGGCCACGGACCTGCACCGCCGCCTGTCGACGCGGTACATTGAGCTGCGCCACCGCGACAGCAGCGGCCTGGAACTGCCATCGATCGACCGCTACGACACGTTTCGCAAGGAACTGGCGACCACGCCCGAAGGCATCATGAAGCAACTGCCGCAGAAGGCGCGCACCGCCGCTCGCAAAGGCCTCAAACTCCTCGGCGACGACTGCGTCTCTTTCTCGCCTGACAATCTCGACAGGGTCTATGACATCTACTCGCGGCGGTTGCGGGAACTGGGCTCTCCCAACTATCGCCGGGCGTTCTTTCGCGTCCTGCAGGAGGAGTTCGGCCAGGATTGCGCCTGCATCGTCGTGCGCAGCGGCCACGGACAGTCGCTGGCGGGTCTGATGGGGTTTTTCTTCCGGGACGAGTTTACCTCGTATTTCGCCGGCAACGTGCCCCACGCCTTCACCGCCAGCGCCACCGCGGCGATGTACCTGCGGACGATGGAATACGTCGCCCAGCGCGGCGCGAAGATCTTCGATCTCAACCGCAGCCGGCGCGACAACTCCGGGCCCTATCAGTGGAAGCGCCACCAGGGCTTCACGCCCGAGCCGCTGCACTACCAGATCTATAACGGCGGCAGCGGCGAGATGCCCAACCTCACGCCCAGCAACCGCAAGTTCGCGATCGCTTCCAGAGCGTGGAAACGGATGCCTCTGTGGTTCACGCGCGCCATGGGAGGGCGTCTGACCAAGTGGATTCCATGA
- a CDS encoding CpsD/CapB family tyrosine-protein kinase: MGNVFDAMKRAAAEKPAPAPAPRIEPEPMEALQPVQEQPVAVQAVQPKAPPQTGDDRRGADAGVQQQHKVPQDAKPSAKPVLASILDGADVTPVKPRRKTAPVIDESQVQYSKSLVAWHDRTGRVAEQYRALRTQLIAHFKDKPFAAIVTSAQSGEGKTITCLNLALSLAGLKDSRTVVVDCDFRRSTVSAMLHDTSSKGLADVLRGQATINDVMRPTPYPNFSVVLAGRSSQEEAPELMARGELDDVVHHLQKNFDYVLFDTPPINALSDAAMMGRLTGEALLVVRMNKTQREAVHAALHRLEPLRVRVAGLVLVGQKYLVPHYLYDQA; the protein is encoded by the coding sequence ATGGGTAACGTCTTCGACGCCATGAAACGCGCCGCCGCTGAAAAGCCCGCACCCGCGCCGGCTCCCAGGATAGAACCCGAGCCGATGGAGGCACTCCAGCCGGTCCAGGAGCAGCCCGTGGCCGTCCAGGCGGTTCAACCGAAGGCGCCGCCGCAGACCGGCGACGACCGCCGCGGCGCCGACGCCGGCGTGCAGCAGCAGCACAAGGTGCCCCAGGACGCCAAGCCCTCCGCCAAGCCGGTTCTGGCGTCGATCCTGGACGGCGCCGACGTGACGCCGGTCAAACCTCGCCGCAAGACCGCCCCGGTGATTGACGAATCGCAGGTGCAGTACTCCAAGAGCCTGGTGGCCTGGCACGACCGGACGGGGCGGGTCGCCGAGCAGTACCGGGCGCTGCGGACGCAACTGATCGCGCACTTCAAGGACAAGCCTTTCGCCGCCATCGTGACGTCTGCCCAGAGCGGCGAAGGCAAGACGATCACGTGCCTGAACCTGGCGCTGAGCCTGGCGGGCCTGAAGGACTCGCGCACCGTCGTCGTCGACTGCGACTTCCGCCGAAGCACCGTTTCGGCCATGCTGCACGACACCTCCAGCAAGGGTCTGGCCGATGTCTTGCGCGGGCAGGCGACCATTAACGACGTGATGCGCCCGACGCCCTATCCGAATTTTTCGGTGGTGCTGGCGGGTCGCTCGTCGCAGGAGGAGGCGCCCGAGCTGATGGCCCGGGGCGAACTCGACGACGTGGTGCATCATCTGCAGAAGAACTTCGACTACGTCCTGTTCGACACCCCGCCGATCAACGCCCTCTCCGACGCGGCCATGATGGGCCGCCTCACCGGCGAGGCGCTTCTGGTGGTGCGCATGAACAAGACCCAGCGCGAGGCGGTGCATGCGGCTCTGCACCGCCTTGAACCCCTGCGCGTGCGCGTGGCAGGGCTGGTGCTGGTGGGGCAGAAATATCTTGTCCCGCATTATCTCTACGACCAGGCATAG